From Branchiostoma floridae strain S238N-H82 chromosome 5, Bfl_VNyyK, whole genome shotgun sequence:
AAGGGATATGGAGTGCAACATATGAGTCCTTTCGCTATTGTATAGTTCGCAGTGCAACAAGTAGTGCTCAGTTGTCTCGTCTGAGTTCCCACATTTACAAGTAGGGCTAgttatacaatggtgtttgaATAGGTGTGAGTTAAGCTGGCTGAAATCGCAGTTTTCTCCTGGAATCAACTTCCTTTGTCCGCCAAAACATCACCATCTATTAGTATTTTTAAAAGAGAACTGGAGTCTTTCTTTGACAGCCCGCCCAGACACACCCACTACTCCCATGGCCACGGACGCCCTGCAGTTCACTTGACCAGACTCAGACAATAATGTCTTGAACTCCAAGGAGGCATTTTTTAACCATACAGGGAACACGATGGTCTGAAATAGCTAGGGGTGTCTACATATTCATTAGAATTTACGGAATACATAAGGGATTTACGGAATATATACAGTTCTTGGAATTCTTAAgggttttacaaaacacatacaATTCTTACTACACTGTCTAAGGTTACAGTGTATAAATTCGGTATATTTCAGTAGTTTGTAAGTAGTAAATCGAATCGATTTTGTAAATTCGTATGGAAACCTTTGAAAGTGATCAAGGTGTCAGCACAGTTTAGCTAGGTAGCTTCATTAAAACATTTAGTACTTGATGTTGACTAATTTGTTTGGATAAACAATAATAGCGTTTCTGTTTCACATTTGTattgtgtttcattttctttttttttcatttatttttacagcAGTCAAGCTTGGAAACTCAAATTGTAAGCTTCACAACAGTCATTGGGGCATGGTGAAATGCATTGCAACCATATTACGTCAAAAAATGGCGCTCGGTTCAAATACGAACAAAACATGCGAATAGATCACAAACAGTGACGTTACGGCAGGTACAGGTAGTGGTGGTGACATTTTATCGCCCAGCCACACAGGAAAGAAGTTCGAAAGGTATGGAGAACAAGAATCGACCTCGGCCATCAAGAAAAGGGCCGGACGAACAAAAACTGGATCTCGTCTATGAGAAACCGTTAACGTTACTAACTTCAGGGTTAGATATATCACAATGTCTATATAATAATAACATTAATGACCCGCTTTCCGTCAATGTATACTATTCGGAGTCGGtcgtttcattcggtggttataggaaccgaccatgaattatggcaccgtatacacgtcagggcaggtcattaaccctatattaCTGGAATGGACAGTTTAGTATGATAAAGTGATTCCAAACTTCTATAAAGCGTCGTGTCTGTATATGGTTATTGTCTTGTACAATATTGTCATGTATGATATTAAAACAGCATCTTGAGTCAAGGAGACGCAAACGCAAAGAGAAACCGTAACAGGGGAACCCCTCTGCCTTCATATGTCCAAACTGTGGCCGCGACTGCCATGCCAGGATCGGCCTGCAGAGCCACAGAAGACGCTGTCAAACACCGTGACCTgatacagagcgctaccatcatctgcaaagatggaaggatgcctacgatattaaaaaaatgtctttgttttaggctattgtaaaaaaaagctcCGAATACAACTCATGGTAATTTTGCGATTATCTTTTACTTGTCTGTGCCATAGAAATGCTAGATACGTTCCACcactacataacgttatacatttgccACCTCATACACACGGAAATCAATGTGTCCACGGCATGTTAaggtacatacatacagtaATATCACCTATGTATAGCTAGTAGAAAGCTTAATCATGCAaagtgtgaacccaccttaagcaGTGATACGGTGAACTCATGACACGTGTGCAACACAGGGTTTGcatgacaaagaaaacagaaagtGTCTAATATCAAATGATCATAATATGGTTTGTTTGATACGCATCAGGTACAAATAAGTGTGTCAATGAACTAGGAACAGAACGGATTTAGAAAATCAAGATAAGTTCAACCGTACATCAAATAATAGAGAAAGTTACGCGTTAACATACATTTATAATGTAGTAGCATGCTATCCACAGTGCCTATTGAAGGTTTCCTTAGTCTAAGACATAGTATTGTTACTACAAAATAATCGCTGAACTTAAATGTTACTCCAACCAACAAAAACAGAACTGAAGTACACAAGATTTAATCCTAGTACATAAAAATAGATATCGGGCTTGAGTGACGAAAGTTGATAGTTGAACTAAAAATGTATAACTTAGTAACATGTTAGTAACATGTAGTCAAGAGCAGAACTGAAGGAGCAAGATAGAGTCATAGTACAAAACATAAAAGCGTGGTGTTTCATGAGAGCAGTATAATGAGAAGAGGAAGGGGAAGGGTACGGCCACCATAAATAGTATTTGTTTAATAACATTTAAAGGCCTTATCCTCTGACCAATTATCTTTCAAATTGCTAATGCTAAGAAAAAGCAAACTTTTATCTTTCCTTAATTCCTAAGTAAACCAGCCTGgtaacaaaataaatgttttccTTGTAATTCATATGacagtagtaatagtagtcTAGTAATTGGCACATGCGATCTCTGTACACTAGAACTGAAAAAATCCACCCTTTTTACATACCACTAGTTTCACTGGCGCAAACAAACTAGCGCAAACAAACCCAAAGTGATTTAGACCACATCACCGTTGAAACGAACGAAATAGGACAGCCCAGCTTTTCATCACTCAAAAAGTACAATCGCTATGGTTTAAAATAACCcacaaacatatttcaaaacatacaaCGCATCCAATAAACTCCAACTGTAAGGGCAGATATTCAAATAAGCAGTATGCAAATATCATGtagctaaaaagacattttgtggAAAACAGAAACTCCAAATTTTAAATATAGGATTTCATGATATATATGAAGGGTTCGATTAACATAACTTCTTTATCTTTTCTGATCTTAATCTCTACGTACATGTAGAACCGCTGGTTTTGACAGATCGCACTCTCTACGCTGAAATGTAGAGAGTTGAATACATCAATTTTAATTAGATGTAGAAAACGTTATTCATATTATTAGTACATGTTCACTATGGTGAAATGCTAGACGTAATCATGTGTAACGTGTACTTAGCAGGATCATGGATGTGTTACTACATCATaaaatcaccatcatcatcgtcatcaccAGACTCCACCACCTCGTACTCATAATCATCGTCAACGTTAATGTAattctgaaaaacaaaatacacagcaaCGTTAATTTTGATGGAATATTGATATATTTCCAGCAAAGATGGTCCGCCGGAGATCAGAAAATCATAATTATAATTCAGAAACGTTGTTACGTCgacaattttgtcaaaaaaaaaaaaaacacatacactAACAATAAACTAATACATTACACAGGTGTAATATTTCTGAACAGTATCTTTTAGATGTTCTACCTGCCATAGATTACATATGTCACATTCATGAAACTGTAATTACGAAAGGCACTGCAATTAGAGATTTTCCTCATTAGCTATGCAAATTAAGCTATGATTTGCCTATTTCATTTCGATTCCTACATCTTTGTCTAGGCTGCATGCATACCGAATATCATAGAAATCCATCTTTCCCtgaaatgattttgataaaaatgcTCCTttagttccagagcaagctgctgggggcccaaacctacccTCTTTTTCTTACATGAAACGCTATCTGCTACTGAAAGTCAAGATCAGAGCACGTCCAAGGCTTAAGACACACAAAAAGTTTTCTTGCAGTACCAAGTTCACACATCAGGGAGCCAAAATCAAACTTGACTTTCTTTATGCTGACCACAACATGCCGAAACACCCACACACCCAGACAGAGAgtccaaaaactatacctccatatTTCAAAGATCTTGATTATCTACTGTCATGCTGTAATACCTGAGCTGTTTTTATCAAGGAAAAAGTTTATCTTTGAATGAGAATAGAAAGTTTGCATGAAACTTTGACGCCTTTACATAGGTAACAACGGCGAGAATGCACCACAAGGTGCATCGAATAGGCTATCTGATGTACATTGTTGATATGAAATTTCTTAAGCACATCTTTAGAGACTTGAGTAGAAAACTTCAGCGACTTCGTATTACTAAGATCGGGCTTTACTCACCGTCATGTCTCTCATCATGTTTTTGAGCTCTTGCACCAGCTCCGAGAAAGTCGGTCGGTCCGTCGGAAGGCGTTCCCAGCACCTCATCATCACGTGGTACCTGGTGGAGAAAACAGCCGCGTTCTGATTTAGACTTTACCGCGCAACTAGCCGTCGCGACGTCCATGAtgacgttacatgtatttcaattctaactgccccccccccatctGACGTATATATTTTTGGGACTAAATTATCTGACCGTACGGGGTGCAAACGCCATTCTGTTTTGTTCATGAACGTCggtgtgatttttttctgtgattGATATACTCATACTTCTTCAATATTTGAATATCTTGTTTAACACTTAAAGACTGCATTCATTTCCAAAATATCGATGTCTATGTTTTTGACGCAAAGATAACTTAATTGATTCAATGCGCCATTTGCTGTGGTCCTTTTTGAAATGTAACCCCGCCGGAACACATACAAGCTTTATTCAGATTTAAATACGACAGCAATGGGCCAGCAATTTTGTCAGAAGTTGCAAGACACGTATGCGaggaaggatttttttctctaGTGAAAAATGGCACACGTACGAGTAAATATACGCCTGGGAACCCCACACAGTCAGATAGTAGCTAAATGCTTGAATCTTCATGTGgaacaaacataaaataataaaaaagatTGCTATAAAGTGAACTGAAATAAACGCACAGCGCATCCTCACAGTTCCTGGGTTTGGGTAGCCTGTATCCTTCATGTAGCCTTCTTATTAAGAGTCTCGACTTCATCCCACTGTAGGGTGTACCTCCTAAACACACGGCGTAATGTTATCCGGTATGTAGGGTTGTTGTACAGTACTAAGAAATAATAAAGACTGTGCCAACATCTCTGTTAAGTAGACGTCTATGTGTTTTTTCACGTACATGTAAACTCTCCATCTTTCTTATTGAACAACACTGCGCTTACGATCATGGTAGGATGTAAAAAAGATAGTTTTCAGTGTCTTAGATAGGATTGTACTAACGTTACTTACCAAGGGTCACGATCTCCCAAATAAGGATACCAAAGGACCACCTGCGAGAGAAAGCGTATTCTTATTACTCTGACGAACTTGCGTAATGATAGAAGTTTTCAAAATCCCAATATAGTATAAAATTTCGTAAACATACACGTCACTTTTTGTGGTGTACATCTTCGTGCTCAGTGCCTCTATAGCGGTACATCGGAATGGGATGGCTTTCTGTAGTTGAAATTGTTGAGCAGATGAGTAGATATTAATGCATAGCAACAAGACGAATATCTGATGTCGTTATGCATATGCATACGTGTGTTTATATCACCATGATATTCGGATAGCAAGTAGTTGTAAATTGACCTTAAGCCAATAGCTTTGAAAATGAACCTACTCCTGACTTCTGCTCATAGATGCCCTCCCCACGTGACAGTCCAAAATCGGCTACCTTTGCGAGGAGGCTGTCTGTAAGGAGAACATTCCTGGCCGCCAGGTCACGGTGGATCACCTGTCGAGAAGTAAGATACCATTTCACCTTCAAAATGCTTTTAACCTCTATTGTGTTGTGAACACAGATGGATATATGGCTAGTAA
This genomic window contains:
- the LOC118416659 gene encoding tyrosine-protein kinase receptor Tie-1-like, giving the protein MYTTKSDVWSFGILIWEIVTLGGTPYSGMKSRLLIRRLHEGYRLPKPRNCEDALYHVMMRCWERLPTDRPTFSELVQELKNMMRDMTNYINVDDDYEYEVVESGDDDDDGDFMM